A genomic region of Vitis vinifera cultivar Pinot Noir 40024 chromosome 7, ASM3070453v1 contains the following coding sequences:
- the LOC100247988 gene encoding ribosome biogenesis protein BRX1 homolog 2, translated as MEAQLCSRIRQESFALVEEKGKMGKKRKHSEANVAEPPKKDSDAPERPKRTLLGWKDPTPTETKEIESSSPIFRNKEKVLVTCSRRISYRYRHLMLSIVSLLPHAKKDNKVESKESKGATLNELVELKNCSSCLFFECRKQKDLYLWMAKCPNGPSVKFMVDAVHTMEELKLTGNHLKGSRPLLTFSTNFDKDPHWKLLKEMITQIFGTPKEHRKAKPYHDHVFAFSLADDHIWFRNYQISVPHNESDKVDRGGLDKITLVEVGPRFCLNPIKIFGGSFGGPTLYENPFYISPNEIRALKKRKAAGKYAKKVKAKTRRKMHELENPLEADEFADMWKE; from the exons ATGGAGGCGCAACTGTGTAGCCGTATAAGGCAAGAGAGTTTTGCCCTAGTCGAAGAGAAGGGAAAGATGGGGAAGAAGCGAAAGCACAGCGAAGCCAATGTTGCAGAGCCGCCGAAGAAGGATTCCGACGCCCCGGAGAGGCCGAAACGGACGCTTCTCGGCTGGAAAGACCCCACCCCAACTGAAACTAAAGAAATTGAATCTTCTTCTCCCATTTTCCGCAACAAAGAGAAGGTGTTGGTCACTTGCTCTCGCCGCATCAGCTACAG GTATCGCCATTTGATGCTGAGTATAGTTTCGCTTCTCCCTCATGCCAAGAAGGACAACAAGGTGGAGTCCAAGGAGAGTAAAGGCGCCACTTTGAATGAGCTCGTTGAGCTCAAGAACTGTTCTTCCTGTTTGTTTTTTGAG TGCAGGAAACAGAAAGATCTATATTTATGGATGGCCAAATGCCCCAATGGTCCATCTGTAAAATTTATGGTTGATGCTG tgCACACTATGGAAGAGTTGAAGCTTACTGGGAATCATCTAAAAGGATCACGTCCTCTTTTGACTTTCTCAACCAATTTTGATAAGGACCCCCACTGGAAACTTCTCAAGGAGATGATCACACAG atATTTGGAACTCCGAAGGAGCACAGGAAAGCTAAACCTTATCATGATCATGTCTTTGCTTTCTCACTTGCTGATGATCATATATGGTTCCGGAACTACCAG ATTTCTGTTCCTCATAACGAATCTGACAAAGTGGATCGAGGAGGCCTAGATAAAATTACCCTGGTTGAG GTTGGTCCAAGATTTTGTTTGAATCCCATCAAGATATTTGGTGGCAGCTTTGGAGGCCCAACATTATATGAGAATCCATTTTACATATCACCGAATGAG ATTCGAGCACTAAAGAAGAGGAAGGCGGCTGGCAAGTATGCAAAGAAAGTGAAAGCCAAGACAAGGAGGAAGATGCATGAGTTGGAAAATCCATTAGAAGCTGATGAGTTTGCAGATATGTGGAAGGAATAG